The Nocardioides sp. S-1144 genome includes a region encoding these proteins:
- a CDS encoding eCIS core domain-containing protein, whose translation MTHDSARKVEPTTAPAPVVEAPAPAGPVPVAVGTMVVGHAEDHAEKDADRRADSALGRLRGLEPDRHQHGPGCEHAVRRAAAPVGGAPEVGLEGGALGTDTSAAIAERRGRGRRLEEPVLRRMQTAFDTDLSAVRIHDDAAAATLNRQVSARAFTTGKDIFFGARQYAPDTTEGERVLAHELAHTLQPASPVRRTATEAKEVIPTGAVKDRVSAIDTPTAATESTRGAAEVEAAPDLDTTVADQLPAAYAAMPDLLRLTGPEVRRLAQDVSMTGPLMDVVKGAFEANWFKAKECLVFGKWPGAKPAFSHEAGLRLMKALTELRGNVHTEIKKEVPERVRKRIRTALEAAKAAEGAASEADKPRFADRVRQLEVDANLPADDLIFFIGSVGADSVTSDVDVSTAGSYTEWGVVAYNQYFREKLGVSYDAGTVFDLNVYAKDFIFKAKDTETVTRSAGSTKVTTDVVPGTENPAEEGKLSAEERKAQDDDQETWALTHVARFLDPTGWATHTATILLAIEDPDRRTQQRERFEEAWARASAFRDRLEATMEDLAEVVEPGAASAWGQGDQQHHAEGALLMRAANQIYEAELLKLKAAREEIAVLRGKDLAADDPGRERLMALVAEIPKLVSQASLYANEVYGSGGATVHAVVGMQGRNKRLENGPSEKAKDDAAGTTLEHDVVVHIPVAQWFQTFNDNLGDVLKDFQHFGVKHGDHEPDYWYAAFKMGKYVDRMLDAIPHLSQGADAMVTPKQTAATLALPAYQALKKLAKQHVDKKAGVAKTDPKKLAKDDFFKEFGAAQVAEVRNQALALWAKVRGDVTSAPPKAPAGKAGSSGGGATKPGSGGSAAPGDDRAVLESLQGRVKKLAEAFSS comes from the coding sequence GTGACGCACGACAGTGCCCGCAAGGTCGAGCCGACCACGGCTCCCGCCCCCGTCGTCGAGGCGCCAGCGCCGGCCGGCCCGGTTCCGGTCGCCGTCGGCACCATGGTCGTCGGCCACGCCGAGGACCACGCCGAGAAGGACGCCGACCGGCGCGCCGACAGCGCGCTCGGGCGCCTGCGGGGTCTCGAGCCCGACCGGCACCAGCACGGACCGGGCTGCGAGCACGCCGTGCGCCGCGCGGCGGCACCGGTCGGCGGCGCCCCGGAGGTGGGCCTCGAGGGAGGCGCGCTCGGCACGGACACCAGCGCGGCCATCGCCGAGCGACGCGGTCGCGGACGCAGGCTCGAGGAGCCGGTGCTGCGCCGCATGCAGACCGCCTTCGACACCGACCTGTCCGCCGTCCGCATCCACGACGACGCGGCCGCGGCGACCCTGAACCGTCAGGTGAGCGCGCGCGCCTTCACCACCGGCAAGGACATCTTCTTCGGCGCCCGGCAGTACGCCCCCGACACCACCGAGGGCGAGCGGGTGCTGGCCCACGAGCTGGCCCACACGCTGCAGCCCGCCTCACCGGTCCGGCGCACCGCCACCGAGGCCAAGGAGGTGATCCCGACCGGTGCCGTGAAGGACCGGGTCAGCGCGATCGACACCCCGACGGCGGCCACGGAGTCGACGCGAGGAGCCGCCGAGGTCGAGGCGGCACCCGACCTGGACACGACGGTCGCCGACCAGCTCCCGGCGGCCTACGCGGCCATGCCCGACCTGCTCAGGCTGACGGGCCCCGAGGTGCGCAGGCTGGCCCAGGACGTGTCGATGACCGGTCCGCTGATGGACGTGGTCAAGGGCGCGTTCGAGGCGAACTGGTTCAAGGCCAAGGAGTGCCTGGTCTTCGGCAAGTGGCCCGGCGCGAAGCCGGCCTTCTCCCACGAGGCCGGCCTGAGGCTGATGAAGGCGTTGACCGAGCTGCGCGGCAACGTGCACACCGAGATCAAGAAGGAGGTTCCCGAGCGGGTTCGGAAGAGGATCAGGACCGCGCTCGAGGCCGCCAAGGCTGCCGAGGGCGCCGCGTCGGAGGCCGACAAGCCCCGGTTCGCCGACCGGGTGCGGCAGCTCGAGGTCGACGCCAACCTCCCCGCCGACGACCTGATCTTCTTCATCGGCTCGGTCGGCGCCGACAGCGTCACCTCCGACGTCGACGTCTCCACGGCGGGCTCCTACACCGAGTGGGGCGTCGTGGCCTACAACCAGTACTTCCGCGAGAAGCTCGGGGTCTCCTACGACGCCGGCACCGTCTTCGACCTGAACGTCTACGCGAAGGACTTCATCTTCAAGGCCAAGGACACCGAGACGGTGACCCGGTCGGCCGGGTCGACCAAGGTCACGACGGACGTCGTGCCCGGCACCGAGAACCCGGCCGAGGAGGGGAAGCTGTCGGCCGAGGAGCGCAAGGCCCAGGACGACGACCAGGAGACGTGGGCCCTGACCCACGTGGCGCGCTTCCTCGACCCCACCGGGTGGGCCACCCACACCGCGACGATCCTGCTGGCGATCGAGGACCCGGACCGGCGCACGCAGCAGCGGGAACGCTTCGAGGAGGCCTGGGCCAGGGCCTCGGCGTTCCGGGACCGCCTCGAGGCGACCATGGAGGACCTGGCCGAGGTCGTCGAGCCCGGTGCGGCGTCGGCGTGGGGCCAGGGCGACCAGCAGCACCACGCCGAGGGAGCGCTGCTGATGCGCGCCGCCAACCAGATCTACGAGGCCGAGCTCCTCAAGCTCAAGGCGGCGCGCGAGGAGATCGCCGTGCTGCGGGGCAAGGACCTCGCCGCCGACGACCCGGGCCGGGAGCGGCTGATGGCCCTCGTCGCGGAGATCCCGAAGCTGGTGTCGCAGGCCTCGCTCTACGCCAACGAGGTCTACGGGTCGGGCGGCGCGACCGTCCACGCCGTGGTCGGGATGCAGGGCCGCAACAAGCGGCTCGAGAACGGTCCCTCCGAGAAGGCGAAGGACGACGCGGCCGGCACGACGCTCGAGCACGACGTCGTCGTCCACATCCCGGTCGCCCAGTGGTTCCAGACGTTCAACGACAACCTCGGCGACGTGCTCAAGGACTTCCAGCACTTCGGCGTCAAGCACGGTGACCACGAGCCCGACTACTGGTACGCGGCGTTCAAGATGGGCAAGTACGTCGACCGGATGCTCGACGCGATCCCGCACCTCTCCCAGGGTGCCGACGCCATGGTCACCCCGAAGCAGACGGCGGCGACGCTCGCCCTCCCGGCGTACCAGGCGTTGAAGAAGCTCGCGAAGCAGCACGTCGACAAGAAGGCGGGCGTGGCGAAGACCGACCCCAAGAAGCTCGCGAAGGACGACTTCTTCAAGGAGTTCGGCGCGGCCCAGGTCGCCGAGGTCCGCAACCAGGCACTCGCGCTGTGGGCGAAGGTCCGTGGCGACGTCACCAGCGCCCCGCCGAAGGCGCCGGCCGGCAAGGCCGGGTCTTCCGGCGGGGGCGCCACGAAGCCCGGCTCGGGCGGCTCGGCCGCGCCCGGCGACGACCGGGCCGTGCTCGAGTCCCTCCAGGGCCGGGTCAAGAAGCTCGCCGAGGCGTTCTCGTCGTGA
- a CDS encoding pentapeptide repeat-containing protein translates to MTALTQQQLEALVSVGAVDFTGKELDGLDLRNLLLGAARLDGQRLGRCRLDDASLRGASLVGADLGDVVVRGAGLEETRLDDATFDRGDLSHCDLERATAPDVSFRDARITGGVWKLLDAPRACFDGAHLDGVVLHQAELVEATFRGAVLTGCRFSRAVLDGADFTGATLTDCDFEGATSSTPQPWQ, encoded by the coding sequence GTGACGGCCCTGACCCAGCAGCAGCTCGAGGCGCTCGTCAGCGTCGGTGCGGTCGACTTCACCGGCAAGGAGCTCGACGGTCTCGACCTGCGCAACCTCCTGCTCGGGGCCGCCCGGCTGGACGGGCAGCGGCTCGGCCGGTGCCGCCTCGACGACGCGTCGTTGCGCGGCGCGAGCCTCGTCGGCGCCGACCTGGGCGACGTCGTCGTCCGGGGCGCGGGGCTCGAGGAGACCCGCCTCGACGACGCGACCTTCGACCGTGGGGACCTGTCGCACTGCGACCTCGAGCGCGCGACGGCGCCGGACGTCTCGTTCCGCGACGCCCGGATCACCGGCGGGGTGTGGAAGCTCCTCGACGCGCCCCGAGCCTGCTTCGACGGCGCCCACCTCGACGGGGTGGTGCTGCACCAGGCCGAGCTGGTCGAGGCGACGTTCCGCGGCGCCGTCCTCACCGGCTGCCGGTTCAGCCGGGCCGTGCTCGACGGCGCCGACTTCACCGGCGCCACCCTCACCGACTGTGACTTCGAGGGCGCCACCAGCAGCACCCCGCAGCCCTGGCAGTAG
- the smpB gene encoding SsrA-binding protein SmpB codes for MAREQGRKLIAQNKKARHDYAIDDVFEAGLVLQGTEVKSLRQGRASLVDGFVDIDRGEAWLHGVHIPEYSQGTWTNHAARRKRKLLLNRVEIDKIERRVSEKGLSVVPLSLYFLDGRAKIEIGVGKGKKSWDKRQSMAKRDAQNEIQQEVGRRLKGMRD; via the coding sequence ATGGCCAGGGAGCAGGGGCGCAAGCTGATCGCGCAGAACAAGAAGGCGCGGCACGACTACGCCATCGACGACGTCTTCGAGGCCGGCCTGGTGCTGCAGGGCACCGAGGTGAAGTCGCTGCGCCAGGGCCGGGCCTCGCTGGTCGACGGGTTCGTCGACATCGACCGCGGGGAGGCGTGGCTGCACGGCGTCCACATCCCCGAGTACTCGCAGGGCACCTGGACCAACCACGCCGCCCGCCGCAAGCGCAAGCTGCTGCTGAACCGGGTCGAGATCGACAAGATCGAGCGCCGGGTCAGCGAGAAGGGGCTGAGCGTCGTCCCGCTGTCGCTGTACTTCCTCGACGGCCGCGCCAAGATCGAGATCGGCGTCGGCAAGGGCAAGAAGTCGTGGGACAAGCGGCAGTCGATGGCCAAGCGCGACGCCCAGAACGAGATCCAGCAGGAGGTCGGGCGCCGCCTCAAGGGCATGCGTGACTGA
- a CDS encoding ATP-binding protein, which translates to MSFVKACAGATDRRAGSGWGQEAAAASALAVLESDGPDAAATARMGALAARFGLSEVETALLEAAAAAEESVAGHLLLGLLSGDDRPGRPTVALALELGGAAPGARAAHRHLGPRTALSRYGLVRIVGTDVLLSRRLVLGDRVAAYLAGDDVPSQTTLSMLLDPVPVAVEGTDEVVAALRSDHALVWVHAPGGGAGAAMAAAACERLGVSCLVADLGRLDPSVPVEDGVAGLVLEAGLSGSVLVVLGAERARPEWLWHSAVPVCAVSRDPWDPEWSGDLPVTVLAPRLSVAQRQELWRPLLGEASTSREITTMPLSPEQIVTVGRHAAATAAVNGEDGVSAQRVRQSARTLSRGRSVRANAASAATLDDLVLPRAALGEVRRLLDWARYRDEVVALGPLHGKGGKGIGICALFSGPPGTGKTLAAHVIADSLGMDLYQVDLSSIVDKYIGETEKNLEKVFVEAEATNAVLFFDEADALFGSRSAVTDAKDRYANQEIAYLLQRMEQFDGITVLASNLRGNLDPAFARRLHFMVAFPDPDVETRRRLWEHHLAGLALDADDPVDVDWLCSTVEMAGGDIRNMVLAAVYAAVAESASLGMRHVDDAVRREHLKLGRRPPAGRTSPAVRGTA; encoded by the coding sequence ATGAGCTTCGTCAAGGCCTGTGCCGGGGCCACCGACCGGCGGGCCGGGAGCGGGTGGGGCCAGGAGGCCGCCGCCGCCTCGGCCCTGGCGGTGCTCGAGTCGGACGGACCCGACGCGGCGGCGACCGCGCGGATGGGGGCCCTGGCCGCCCGGTTCGGGCTCTCCGAGGTCGAGACCGCGCTGCTCGAGGCGGCCGCGGCCGCCGAGGAGAGCGTCGCCGGCCACCTGCTGCTCGGCCTGCTCTCGGGGGACGACCGGCCGGGCCGGCCGACCGTGGCGCTCGCCCTCGAGCTGGGCGGCGCCGCGCCGGGCGCCCGAGCGGCGCACCGGCACCTCGGTCCCCGCACCGCGCTCTCGCGGTACGGGCTGGTGCGGATCGTCGGGACCGACGTCCTGCTCAGCCGCCGGCTGGTGCTGGGGGACCGGGTGGCCGCCTACCTCGCCGGCGACGACGTCCCCTCGCAGACGACGCTGTCGATGCTGCTCGACCCGGTCCCGGTGGCCGTCGAGGGCACCGACGAGGTGGTCGCCGCCCTGCGCTCCGACCACGCCCTGGTCTGGGTGCACGCGCCGGGCGGGGGCGCCGGGGCCGCCATGGCGGCCGCGGCCTGCGAGCGGCTGGGCGTGTCCTGCCTGGTCGCCGACCTCGGCCGGCTGGACCCGTCGGTCCCCGTCGAGGACGGCGTCGCCGGGCTGGTGCTCGAGGCGGGCCTGAGCGGCAGCGTGCTCGTCGTCCTCGGGGCCGAGCGGGCGCGCCCCGAGTGGCTCTGGCACTCCGCCGTCCCGGTGTGCGCGGTCAGCAGGGACCCGTGGGACCCCGAGTGGTCCGGCGACCTGCCCGTCACCGTGCTCGCCCCGCGGCTCTCGGTCGCGCAGCGCCAGGAGCTCTGGCGCCCCCTGCTGGGCGAGGCGTCCACGAGCCGCGAGATCACCACCATGCCGCTCTCGCCCGAGCAGATCGTCACCGTCGGGCGGCACGCCGCCGCCACCGCGGCCGTCAACGGCGAGGACGGCGTCTCGGCCCAGCGCGTGCGGCAGTCCGCCCGCACCCTGAGCCGCGGTCGCTCCGTGCGCGCCAACGCCGCCTCGGCGGCCACCCTCGACGACCTCGTCCTGCCGCGGGCCGCGCTCGGTGAGGTGCGCCGGCTGCTCGACTGGGCCCGCTACCGCGACGAGGTCGTGGCGCTCGGGCCGCTGCACGGCAAGGGCGGCAAGGGCATCGGCATCTGCGCGCTGTTCTCGGGTCCGCCCGGCACCGGCAAGACCCTCGCCGCGCACGTCATCGCCGACTCCCTGGGGATGGACCTCTACCAGGTCGACCTCTCCAGCATCGTCGACAAGTACATCGGGGAGACCGAGAAGAACCTGGAGAAGGTCTTCGTCGAGGCCGAGGCCACCAACGCGGTGCTCTTCTTCGACGAGGCCGACGCCCTGTTCGGGTCGCGGTCGGCGGTCACCGACGCCAAGGACCGCTACGCCAACCAGGAGATCGCCTACCTGCTGCAGCGGATGGAGCAGTTCGACGGCATCACGGTGCTGGCGAGCAACCTGCGCGGCAACCTCGACCCGGCGTTCGCGCGGCGGCTGCACTTCATGGTCGCCTTCCCCGACCCCGACGTGGAGACGCGCCGGCGGCTCTGGGAGCACCACCTCGCCGGCCTCGCCCTCGACGCCGACGACCCCGTCGACGTCGACTGGCTGTGCTCGACCGTCGAGATGGCCGGCGGCGACATCCGCAACATGGTCCTGGCCGCCGTGTACGCCGCGGTGGCGGAGTCCGCCTCGCTCGGCATGCGCCACGTCGACGATGCCGTGCGTCGCGAGCACCTCAAGCTCGGACGCCGTCCCCCGGCCGGGCGCACCAGCCCGGCCGTTCGGGGGACTGCGTGA